A stretch of Solidesulfovibrio sp. DNA encodes these proteins:
- a CDS encoding UPF0175 family protein produces the protein MRQISIQIPDDALTALMLPQEGQDRIGGELLLLAAAKLYELGRLSSGAAARLAGIPRTVFLARLAEYGVDTFDLTEEELHGEARLAANHL, from the coding sequence ATGAGACAGATTTCCATACAAATCCCTGACGATGCCTTGACCGCCCTTATGCTCCCCCAGGAGGGGCAAGACCGGATCGGTGGTGAACTGCTGTTGCTGGCGGCCGCCAAGCTCTACGAGCTGGGCCGGCTTTCTTCGGGAGCCGCCGCCCGTCTTGCCGGGATTCCACGCACTGTGTTTCTTGCCCGCCTGGCTGAATATGGCGTGGACACCTTCGATCTGACCGAAGAGGAGTTGCACGGGGAGGCGCGCCTTGCCGCGAACCATCTCTAA
- a CDS encoding DUF3368 domain-containing protein, which yields MPRTISNTSPFQYLHQIGQLELLPALVQNVLVPPAVVDELAAGRAMGLDLPSPEALPWVTIQAPASMAALPLVRDLGPGESQALALALEYPGAVVILDDKLGRHVARSLSVLHTGTLGVLIDAKRAGLLPAVAPLIDRLHACGFRLTAKARQAVLNVAGETAR from the coding sequence TTGCCGCGAACCATCTCTAACACCTCCCCGTTCCAATACCTGCACCAAATTGGCCAGTTGGAGTTACTGCCGGCCCTGGTTCAGAACGTCCTTGTGCCGCCTGCCGTGGTGGACGAGTTGGCCGCCGGTCGGGCCATGGGGCTTGATCTTCCCTCTCCCGAGGCGTTGCCGTGGGTGACGATTCAGGCCCCGGCAAGCATGGCCGCCCTGCCTCTTGTCCGGGACCTCGGCCCGGGAGAATCCCAGGCCTTGGCCCTTGCTCTCGAATATCCCGGTGCCGTGGTGATCCTGGACGACAAGCTGGGGCGGCACGTGGCCCGCTCGCTTAGCGTTCTCCACACGGGCACGCTTGGTGTCCTGATTGACGCCAAAAGGGCCGGGCTACTCCCTGCCGTTGCTCCCTTGATCGACAGGCTTCACGCTTGCGGTTTTCGTCTCACGGCAAAGGCACGGCAAGCGGTGCTCAATGTGGCGGGTGAAACAGCAAGATAA
- a CDS encoding DUF2442 domain-containing protein → MAIARGEMPQDANALGSDAYPTVPWMVEAIKPLPDYRLEVTFADGLHGVVDLSHIPHTGVFAVWDEPGYFEKATIDPETWTVCWPNGEDVAPDAMYEEVKKQQGEGGSLPR, encoded by the coding sequence TTGGCCATCGCCAGAGGTGAAATGCCTCAGGACGCCAATGCGTTGGGCAGCGATGCCTATCCCACCGTTCCTTGGATGGTCGAAGCCATCAAGCCCTTGCCTGACTATCGGCTTGAGGTGACGTTCGCTGATGGACTCCATGGGGTTGTGGACCTCTCGCACATACCGCACACGGGCGTGTTCGCGGTGTGGGACGAGCCCGGATATTTCGAGAAGGCGACCATTGATCCCGAGACGTGGACGGTTTGCTGGCCCAATGGTGAAGATGTGGCCCCGGACGCCATGTACGAAGAGGTGAAGAAGCAACAGGGTGAAGGTGGTAGCCTTCCACGGTGA